In Nostoc sp. UHCC 0926, a single genomic region encodes these proteins:
- a CDS encoding D-alanine--D-alanine ligase family protein yields MPVLRILHLAGSAYNDFYCELSRNYAQSCIIATANSSLYDFLIAYITPDGQWRFPDSLSLEDIAVAKPVSLLDAIHFITAQNIDVMLPQMFCLPGMTEYRALFDLLKIPYIGNTADVMALTAHKARTKAIVAAAGVKVPFGELLRQGDVPTITPPVVIKPANADNSLGVSLVKEKSEYDAALKKAFEFADEVIVETFIEAGREVRCGAIVKDGELIGLPLEEYQIDAQNRPIRSYTDKFKIPIEGDLASTAKNYVPGWIVDINDPITQKVQQEVKKCHLALGCRHYSLFDFRIDPQGQPWFLEAGLFCIFDHNAVISCTANKVGIPLNELFMTMINQALSMN; encoded by the coding sequence ATGCCAGTACTTCGTATCCTTCATTTAGCTGGGTCTGCATACAATGATTTTTACTGTGAATTGTCACGTAATTACGCCCAAAGCTGTATAATCGCTACGGCAAATTCATCGCTCTATGACTTTCTGATTGCATACATCACACCTGATGGTCAATGGCGATTTCCTGACTCTCTCAGTCTTGAAGATATTGCTGTCGCCAAACCGGTTTCTCTGTTAGATGCCATACACTTTATAACAGCGCAAAACATTGACGTTATGTTACCACAAATGTTTTGTCTCCCTGGAATGACTGAGTACCGGGCACTATTCGACCTGCTTAAAATCCCTTACATAGGGAATACTGCGGATGTCATGGCATTAACGGCTCACAAAGCCAGAACCAAAGCAATTGTCGCAGCAGCAGGGGTGAAAGTGCCTTTTGGAGAACTGCTCCGCCAAGGAGACGTTCCGACAATTACACCTCCAGTAGTCATCAAACCCGCAAATGCTGACAACTCTTTAGGGGTGTCCTTAGTCAAAGAAAAGAGTGAGTATGATGCTGCCTTGAAGAAAGCATTTGAATTTGCAGATGAGGTGATTGTAGAAACATTCATTGAAGCCGGTCGAGAAGTCAGATGCGGTGCTATTGTCAAAGATGGGGAGCTAATCGGTTTACCCCTTGAAGAGTATCAGATAGACGCCCAAAACAGACCCATCCGCAGCTATACTGACAAATTCAAAATACCCATTGAGGGCGACTTGGCTTCAACTGCTAAAAATTATGTCCCAGGTTGGATTGTAGATATTAATGACCCGATCACCCAAAAGGTTCAGCAAGAAGTTAAGAAGTGTCATTTGGCTTTGGGCTGTCGCCATTATAGTTTATTTGACTTTCGGATCGACCCACAGGGACAACCTTGGTTCTTAGAAGCCGGGTTGTTTTGTATTTTTGACCACAATGCGGTGATTTCCTGTACGGCGAACAAAGTGGGAATTCCTTTAAATGAGTTATTTATGACGATGATCAATCAAGCGTTGAGCATGAACTGA
- a CDS encoding NAD(P)/FAD-dependent oxidoreductase codes for MLRLTEVKLPLDHPEDEIKSAILKKLQITAEELISYSIFKRSYDARKKGEITLVYILDVETTHETHLLKRLKKDPHVMVTPDMSYRPVAQAPSNLAIRPIVIGTGPCGLFAGLMLAQMGFCPIILERGKQVRDRTVDTFNFWKKKSDFNPESNVQFGEGGAGTFSDGKLYSQVKDPQHYGRKVLTELVNAGASPEILYINKPHIGTFKLVGIVQSMRAKIESLGGEIRFQSRVEDINIENGQVRGVTLASGEYIASDHVVLAVGHSARDTFQMLFNRGVYIEAKPFSIGFRVEHPQSLIDQCRFGAQAGHKLLGAADYKLVHHCQNGRSVYSFCMCPGGLVVAAASEPGRLVTNGMSQYSRNERNANSAIVVGITPADYPGNALAGIDFQRRLEERAFKLGGGTYEAPGQLVGDFLNHRPSTALGTVKPSYTPGVHLGDLSQSLPDYAIAAIREALPAFDKQIKGFAMDDAVLTGVETRTSSPIRIKRQEDYQSLNTVGLYPAGEGAGYAGGILSAGIDGIKVAEAVALSILKNCVVYRRRHRKI; via the coding sequence ATGTTACGACTAACAGAAGTAAAGCTCCCGCTTGATCATCCTGAAGATGAGATCAAGTCTGCCATCCTCAAAAAGCTGCAAATCACAGCCGAAGAATTGATCAGCTATTCCATCTTCAAGCGTAGCTACGATGCCCGTAAAAAAGGAGAGATCACCCTTGTTTATATTCTGGATGTAGAAACGACTCACGAAACTCATCTACTCAAGCGCCTGAAAAAAGATCCCCATGTGATGGTCACGCCAGACATGAGTTATCGCCCAGTGGCACAAGCACCCAGCAATTTGGCGATTCGCCCCATCGTGATTGGTACAGGGCCTTGTGGCTTGTTTGCGGGTTTGATGCTCGCGCAAATGGGCTTCTGTCCAATCATTTTAGAACGTGGCAAACAAGTTCGCGATCGCACCGTTGATACCTTTAACTTTTGGAAGAAAAAATCAGACTTCAACCCAGAATCCAATGTTCAGTTTGGCGAAGGTGGGGCGGGTACATTTTCCGATGGCAAACTCTACAGTCAGGTCAAAGATCCTCAACATTATGGGCGCAAGGTACTAACCGAACTTGTCAATGCGGGAGCCTCACCGGAAATTCTCTATATCAACAAACCGCATATCGGCACTTTCAAACTGGTGGGAATCGTCCAAAGTATGCGTGCCAAAATCGAATCCCTTGGCGGTGAAATTCGCTTTCAAAGTCGGGTGGAAGATATCAACATCGAAAATGGACAGGTGCGGGGAGTCACCCTCGCCAGTGGGGAATATATCGCCAGCGATCATGTGGTTCTGGCGGTGGGTCACAGCGCCCGTGATACTTTCCAAATGCTATTTAATCGCGGGGTTTACATCGAGGCTAAACCTTTTTCCATCGGCTTTCGGGTGGAACATCCCCAGTCTCTAATTGACCAATGTCGTTTCGGCGCTCAGGCTGGTCATAAGCTTTTAGGTGCTGCCGATTATAAACTGGTTCACCACTGCCAAAATGGTCGTTCCGTCTATAGTTTCTGTATGTGTCCAGGGGGCTTAGTGGTTGCAGCCGCATCAGAACCGGGGCGACTTGTCACCAATGGGATGAGCCAATACTCTCGCAATGAGCGCAATGCCAACAGTGCGATCGTTGTGGGCATCACACCCGCAGATTATCCGGGAAATGCCTTAGCGGGAATTGACTTCCAACGGCGCTTGGAAGAACGGGCATTTAAGTTAGGCGGTGGGACTTATGAAGCTCCAGGGCAGTTGGTGGGAGACTTTCTCAACCATCGCCCCTCTACAGCATTGGGCACAGTTAAGCCGTCTTATACACCGGGGGTACATTTGGGTGATTTGAGCCAGAGTTTACCAGATTATGCGATCGCCGCCATCCGTGAAGCACTTCCGGCTTTTGACAAACAAATTAAAGGATTTGCGATGGACGATGCCGTGTTGACTGGGGTGGAAACTCGCACGTCATCACCGATTCGGATTAAACGCCAAGAGGATTATCAGAGTTTAAATACAGTCGGTCTTTATCCGGCTGGTGAAGGAGCGGGATACGCAGGGGGAATTCTCTCGGCTGGTATCGATGGTATCAAGGTTGCAGAGGCGGTGGCTTTAAGTATTTTGAAAAATTGCGTAGTTTACCGCCGTAGGCATCGCAAAATCTGA
- the sppA gene encoding signal peptide peptidase SppA, with protein sequence MRNFIKQTFASLVGTLLGLIIFGGLGTTGLFLLIMAATSSKDSGPNVKDKSVLVFDLSMKITDSEPSSGEVFQNTISGVDDERISLRKVVETLEKARRDPRIVGIYLDATSTSQVNNVGYASLKEIRKALEEFRAAGKKIVAYGSDWSKKEYYVSSVADSIVLNPLGMMEVNGLSSQSMFLAGGLQKYGIGVQVVRVGKFKGAVEPFILTKLSPENREQTQKLLDDVWGEWRTAVGASRKIEPNQLQAIADNQALLEATQAKTSGLIDRVAYPDEVVTDLKKLTDSNKDDKTFRQISLNSYAEVSGKSFGVERNSKNQIAVVYAEGEIVDGKGDDGQIGGDRFAKIFNKLRQDKSVKAVVLRINSPGGSATAAEVMQREVKLTREAKPVVVSMGDVAASGGYWIASDSNRIFAEPNTITGSIGVFGLLFNGQKLANDNGITWDSVKTARYADSQTVSRPKSPQELALYQRSVNRIYDMFLNKVSQGRKLPEQKVAEIAQGRVWSGVAAKEIGLVDEIGGLKTAIAYAAKQAKLGEDWEVQEYPRTNNFGERFFGRATEEARTALGIEPTQLKSANPLTAEFQKLQQEVEILQKMNDPQGVYARLPFNLKIE encoded by the coding sequence ATGCGTAATTTTATCAAACAAACTTTTGCTAGTTTAGTTGGCACCTTACTAGGACTAATTATTTTCGGTGGTCTAGGAACCACTGGACTGTTCTTGCTAATAATGGCTGCTACCTCCTCTAAAGATAGTGGGCCAAACGTGAAAGATAAGTCAGTGCTGGTTTTTGACTTGTCAATGAAAATTACTGATAGCGAACCTAGTTCAGGCGAAGTGTTTCAAAACACAATATCAGGTGTGGATGATGAAAGGATATCACTCCGCAAAGTTGTGGAAACTTTGGAAAAGGCGCGGCGCGATCCGCGAATTGTCGGGATCTACCTGGATGCAACTAGCACAAGCCAAGTTAATAACGTTGGCTATGCCTCCCTTAAAGAAATTCGGAAAGCGTTGGAGGAGTTTCGCGCTGCTGGGAAAAAGATTGTGGCCTATGGCAGTGATTGGAGTAAAAAGGAATATTACGTCAGTTCAGTGGCAGATTCCATTGTACTTAATCCTCTGGGAATGATGGAAGTCAACGGTTTGAGTTCACAATCGATGTTTTTAGCAGGAGGATTGCAGAAATATGGCATTGGTGTTCAAGTTGTGCGGGTGGGGAAATTCAAAGGAGCTGTTGAACCGTTTATCCTCACAAAATTGAGTCCAGAAAACCGGGAACAAACTCAGAAATTATTGGATGATGTTTGGGGAGAGTGGCGCACTGCTGTGGGCGCAAGTCGGAAAATTGAACCTAATCAGTTGCAAGCGATCGCAGATAATCAGGCGTTACTGGAAGCCACACAAGCCAAAACTAGCGGTTTAATTGATCGAGTAGCATACCCCGATGAAGTTGTAACTGACCTGAAAAAGTTGACAGATAGCAATAAAGACGACAAAACATTCCGACAAATTAGCTTGAATAGCTACGCAGAAGTTTCCGGCAAATCTTTCGGTGTAGAACGGAACTCAAAAAATCAAATTGCCGTTGTTTATGCTGAGGGCGAGATTGTCGATGGTAAAGGTGATGATGGGCAAATAGGAGGCGATCGCTTTGCCAAAATCTTCAACAAACTCCGACAAGATAAGTCTGTGAAGGCTGTTGTATTACGGATTAATAGTCCTGGTGGTAGTGCTACCGCAGCTGAAGTGATGCAGCGAGAAGTGAAATTAACTCGTGAGGCGAAACCAGTTGTAGTCTCAATGGGTGATGTCGCCGCCTCTGGTGGTTATTGGATTGCTAGCGACTCTAATCGCATTTTTGCCGAACCAAATACCATTACAGGCTCAATAGGTGTATTTGGGTTGCTATTCAATGGGCAAAAGCTGGCGAATGATAACGGCATCACCTGGGATTCAGTGAAAACTGCACGCTATGCTGATAGTCAAACAGTTTCGCGTCCGAAATCGCCTCAAGAGTTGGCACTTTATCAGCGCAGTGTTAACCGCATTTATGATATGTTTCTGAATAAAGTTTCTCAAGGTCGCAAACTGCCAGAACAAAAAGTAGCAGAAATTGCCCAAGGAAGAGTTTGGTCGGGTGTGGCGGCCAAAGAAATTGGTTTGGTGGATGAAATTGGCGGTTTGAAGACTGCGATCGCATATGCTGCCAAGCAGGCGAAACTAGGAGAAGACTGGGAAGTGCAAGAGTATCCTCGCACTAACAACTTCGGAGAACGGTTTTTTGGGCGTGCAACTGAAGAGGCGCGGACTGCTTTAGGAATTGAGCCGACGCAACTCAAATCAGCCAATCCCCTTACCGCTGAATTCCAGAAACTGCAACAGGAAGTAGAGATTTTACAAAAGATGAACGATCCACAGGGGGTTTACGCCCGCTTGCCTTTCAACTTGAAGATTGAGTAA
- the fni gene encoding type 2 isopentenyl-diphosphate Delta-isomerase → MNAPTNISAQTQNRKADHIRICLEEDVQSHQITNGLERYRFTHSCLPELNHDDIDISTTFLGKHLGAPLLISSMTGGTEQARIINQRLAQVAQHYKIAMGVGSQRVAVEKPQVADTFAVRKYAPNVLLFANLGAVQLNYKYGLDECLRVVDILEADALILHINPLQECIQPKGDTNFRGLLDKISKLCLKMPVPVIAKEVGNGISAAIAEKLIAAGVAAIDVAGAGGTSWAKVESERAENPLQRRLGRTFADWGLPTAECITTIRAMSTTGYAYAKDVPLIASGGLRHGLDVAAAIALGADIAGLAMPFLQAAATSETAVAELAEVLIAEITTVLFCTGNATLYQLKHSGSLQRIE, encoded by the coding sequence GTGAACGCCCCTACCAATATCTCTGCACAAACTCAGAATCGCAAAGCCGATCACATTCGCATCTGCTTAGAAGAAGATGTTCAGTCTCATCAAATCACCAATGGACTGGAACGTTATCGTTTCACCCATTCTTGCTTACCCGAACTAAACCACGACGATATTGATATCAGTACAACTTTCCTGGGGAAACACCTTGGCGCACCCTTGTTAATTTCTTCCATGACTGGCGGAACAGAACAAGCCAGAATCATTAACCAACGTTTGGCCCAAGTCGCGCAACACTACAAAATTGCAATGGGTGTTGGTTCCCAACGGGTAGCGGTGGAAAAACCCCAGGTGGCTGATACTTTTGCTGTCCGCAAGTATGCCCCCAATGTTTTGCTATTTGCAAACTTGGGGGCTGTACAACTTAACTATAAATACGGCTTAGATGAATGTTTGCGGGTAGTTGATATCCTAGAGGCTGATGCCCTGATTTTACACATTAACCCTCTACAAGAGTGCATTCAACCCAAAGGTGATACTAATTTTCGGGGTTTGCTTGACAAAATATCTAAATTATGTTTAAAAATGCCAGTGCCAGTAATTGCAAAAGAAGTTGGTAACGGCATTTCAGCAGCGATCGCCGAGAAACTGATCGCCGCTGGGGTAGCAGCGATTGATGTGGCAGGTGCGGGGGGTACTTCTTGGGCAAAAGTAGAAAGTGAACGGGCAGAAAATCCCTTGCAACGTCGCTTAGGGAGAACTTTTGCCGATTGGGGTTTACCGACGGCAGAGTGCATTACAACTATTAGAGCGATGTCTACGACGGGCTACGCCTACGCAAAAGATGTGCCCTTAATTGCTTCGGGAGGTTTGCGTCATGGATTGGATGTTGCAGCAGCGATCGCCTTGGGAGCAGATATAGCTGGTTTAGCAATGCCTTTTTTGCAAGCAGCAGCAACATCAGAAACAGCAGTTGCCGAACTAGCTGAAGTATTAATAGCTGAAATCACCACAGTCTTATTTTGCACTGGCAACGCCACCTTGTATCAGTTAAAGCACTCTGGCAGTTTACAGCGCATAGAATAA
- a CDS encoding THUMP domain-containing class I SAM-dependent RNA methyltransferase, giving the protein MNQYFATVARGLESLAAQELEQLGAHSVEPGFCGVAFEGDRTLLYRVNLWARLPFRILVNIHEFPCQDAKDLYRGIQTIDWQNYLTPDMTLAVNVTGKNDRLNHSHFTSLQVKNAIVDQQQENLGERSNVELHEPDVRINVHIERDFCTVKLDSSGNSLHRRGYRPAVGSAPLKESLAAALIQLSGWQPNQMFYDPLCGSGTLPLEASLKALNIAPGLFRDCFGFETWLDFDLSLLEKLLEEAKDSQLDTLTAPIWGSDRDENVIEQAINNAQNCGVDNHVWFSQMELADVVAPADSGVLFCNPPYGERLGRDSDLGAFYKLLGDVLKQRFKGWTAFVLSGNKELSQSIGLKSSQRIAVYNGTLPCQLMKYELY; this is encoded by the coding sequence ATGAATCAGTATTTTGCAACGGTTGCTCGCGGATTAGAAAGCCTTGCAGCTCAGGAGTTAGAGCAACTGGGTGCCCATTCCGTGGAGCCAGGGTTTTGCGGTGTAGCCTTTGAGGGCGATCGCACCCTGCTTTATCGCGTCAACCTCTGGGCTAGGCTGCCGTTCCGAATCTTGGTAAACATCCATGAGTTTCCTTGTCAAGATGCCAAGGATCTCTATCGCGGCATCCAGACCATTGATTGGCAAAACTATTTGACGCCAGACATGACGCTGGCGGTGAATGTCACGGGCAAAAACGATCGCCTCAACCACAGCCACTTCACATCTCTCCAGGTTAAAAATGCGATCGTTGACCAACAGCAGGAAAATTTGGGTGAGCGTTCAAATGTAGAGCTTCATGAACCAGATGTACGGATCAATGTTCATATTGAACGCGACTTTTGTACCGTCAAACTTGACAGTTCTGGAAATAGTTTGCACCGCCGAGGCTATCGCCCTGCGGTTGGATCAGCCCCTCTCAAGGAATCTCTGGCTGCTGCCCTGATTCAACTTTCGGGCTGGCAGCCAAACCAGATGTTCTACGATCCTCTTTGTGGATCTGGCACTTTACCCCTGGAAGCTAGTTTAAAGGCACTGAACATAGCACCAGGGCTGTTTCGAGATTGCTTTGGATTTGAAACTTGGCTCGATTTTGATCTGTCCCTTTTAGAGAAGCTGCTCGAAGAAGCTAAGGATAGCCAACTGGATACCCTGACTGCTCCTATTTGGGGAAGCGATCGCGATGAGAACGTGATTGAGCAGGCGATTAACAATGCTCAAAACTGCGGCGTTGATAACCATGTATGGTTTTCTCAAATGGAGCTTGCCGATGTTGTCGCCCCCGCAGACAGTGGGGTTTTATTCTGCAATCCACCCTATGGCGAACGGCTGGGGCGAGATAGCGACTTGGGAGCATTTTACAAACTTTTGGGCGATGTCCTGAAACAACGCTTCAAAGGCTGGACTGCGTTTGTCTTGAGTGGCAACAAGGAACTGTCTCAATCGATTGGACTAAAATCATCCCAGCGGATTGCAGTGTACAACGGAACGCTGCCCTGTCAGTTAATGAAATATGAGTTGTACTAA
- a CDS encoding S66 peptidase family protein: MLIKRRQFLTTCGLATLATQITSVSAEGKLSPNTIRKPPRLQVGDTVGLIAPAGIVDVKDIEAAQQSISQLGLKVKQGAHILDRYGYLAGKDADRADDVNLMFSDRSIKAIIAMRGGWGCNRILPLLNYSLIRSHPKIIMGYSDITTLLLAINARSQMITFHGPVATSTWNQFTVDYFKRILFNAEAVTMQNLNPSEVRVEIIAPGKARGKLVGGNLSVLSAMVGSPYLPSWNKSILFVEEIGEDVYRVDRMLTQLKTAGILNQIAGFIFGQCTNCSLGDEPSFTLMQVLQDHILPLGIPAWYGSMIGHIKDKFTLPIGVEVEINADVGTIRMLEAAVSLV, encoded by the coding sequence ATGCTTATCAAGCGTCGGCAATTTCTCACAACCTGTGGACTGGCTACCTTAGCTACCCAGATAACATCAGTTAGCGCTGAAGGTAAGCTATCCCCAAACACCATCCGCAAGCCGCCCCGCCTGCAAGTGGGGGATACCGTAGGATTAATCGCCCCTGCGGGCATTGTTGATGTCAAAGATATTGAAGCAGCGCAGCAATCAATTTCACAGTTAGGGTTAAAAGTCAAGCAGGGGGCGCATATTTTAGATCGTTACGGCTATTTAGCGGGGAAAGATGCCGATCGCGCCGATGATGTAAACTTGATGTTTAGTGATCGCTCCATAAAAGCAATTATTGCCATGCGTGGTGGCTGGGGTTGTAATCGCATTTTACCCTTACTAAACTACTCGCTGATCCGCTCCCATCCGAAAATTATCATGGGGTACAGCGATATTACTACGCTGTTGTTGGCAATTAATGCCCGTAGTCAAATGATTACTTTTCATGGCCCAGTTGCCACATCTACTTGGAATCAATTTACAGTCGATTACTTCAAGCGCATTCTATTTAATGCTGAAGCTGTAACTATGCAAAATCTCAACCCTAGCGAAGTGCGGGTGGAGATAATCGCACCGGGAAAGGCGAGGGGTAAACTTGTGGGTGGAAACTTATCAGTGCTATCAGCGATGGTAGGTTCACCTTACCTACCTTCCTGGAACAAAAGCATCCTGTTTGTGGAAGAAATTGGCGAGGATGTTTACCGTGTAGATAGGATGCTGACACAGTTGAAAACCGCTGGAATACTGAACCAAATTGCTGGTTTTATCTTTGGGCAATGTACTAATTGTAGTCTTGGGGATGAACCATCATTTACCTTAATGCAAGTATTGCAAGATCATATACTTCCTTTAGGTATTCCTGCTTGGTACGGTTCAATGATTGGTCATATTAAGGATAAATTTACCTTGCCAATCGGTGTAGAAGTAGAAATAAATGCTGATGTTGGGACAATACGAATGTTAGAGGCGGCTGTCAGTCTTGTTTAA
- a CDS encoding beta/gamma crystallin-related protein produces MNPLMLNNKFTLLAVLIASSIGGFAIHHTSVSAQSSQTVTDVTLWDQQIGKGASFDTNNAVADLTKFGFNNKASAIQVNNGQKWRFYAEKNFRGEYIDVGPDEARGNLGKLNNRISSLKSIR; encoded by the coding sequence ATGAATCCACTAATGCTGAATAATAAATTCACACTTTTAGCAGTTTTAATTGCCAGTTCCATAGGTGGATTTGCCATTCACCACACAAGTGTATCGGCACAATCTTCACAGACTGTAACAGATGTAACTTTGTGGGATCAGCAAATTGGAAAAGGAGCATCATTTGATACAAACAATGCTGTGGCAGATTTAACTAAGTTTGGATTCAACAACAAAGCCTCAGCTATTCAAGTCAACAATGGTCAAAAGTGGAGATTCTACGCAGAGAAAAACTTCAGAGGTGAATATATTGATGTAGGACCAGACGAAGCTCGTGGAAACCTTGGTAAGCTCAATAATAGAATCTCATCCCTCAAATCAATTCGTTAA
- a CDS encoding dynamin-like GTPase family protein, whose protein sequence is MSDLPLQCKNLKEQVESILQLLQQEPTLRSQDITPVQTSLSKVISPKFEIVFAGAFSAGKSMLINALLERELLYSAEGHATGTECKIEYAEVDKERVVLTFLSEVEIREQAVYLCQQLGFKTVTNINQAEVINLLRQGSETIIQQEGGESKSERAKQAKALMLLLEGYIANRDRINTVNNATYSMEQFHFSNLKEAAGYARRGSNSAVLKRIEYYCNHPLLEDGNVIIDTPGIDAPVEKDAQLTYAKIQHPDTSAVVCVLKPASAGDMTKEETELLELMRQNGGVRDRVFYIFNRIDETWYNTQLRQRLDDLISGQFGNSSKVYKTSGLLGFYGSQIKQTSQRDRFGLDSVFAESIKGLNGKEETPQFVYAFNNYCVNSGKLSSSKFRVSVNGFETPNQNYVRILGDWGNELIEKLIQDSSTEEFRTAITRYLTEEKRPQLFKNLADDLEDVCIKLNKHYQSVQRNLDSQPQEIETMKAQELQRLNQQLQQIGREFSEHITEEVNHIINNSCDAFEADFKQLQSRMIRRLDELLDTFSVASAYQRATISHPRNATAPLIAILVEAFYYLANQLEDILVESSQQVVANFFQRLMEKIRKSEYYHQLYRLLDNDGGIEQEIRILEKLVTQALLSAASVECDRFVRESPRFYDEGTFSIYQFRQTLLQTSQGYDAESIVEAEPAIRQLLKLDFEPKVSQTIRKSFRQTINQTLKTQLLPMADQQADAILQQYPQARAYLEKTLQQEAEEKIANNRRLLSVLEENIEVYNSAASSINSCLHAMQLYDHLLPVIGDLFDTDGKFADNGFVISDVVQEV, encoded by the coding sequence ATGTCAGATTTACCGCTTCAGTGCAAAAATTTGAAAGAGCAGGTTGAATCTATATTACAACTTTTACAGCAAGAACCAACGCTACGTTCCCAAGATATTACACCTGTACAAACTTCCCTAAGTAAAGTGATTTCTCCCAAGTTTGAGATTGTGTTTGCGGGTGCGTTTAGTGCTGGTAAATCAATGCTAATCAATGCACTGTTGGAGAGAGAATTACTGTACAGTGCAGAGGGACACGCTACAGGTACAGAATGCAAAATCGAGTATGCAGAAGTAGATAAAGAACGTGTTGTTTTAACGTTTTTAAGTGAAGTAGAGATTCGGGAACAAGCAGTTTATTTGTGTCAGCAGCTAGGATTTAAGACAGTAACTAATATTAACCAAGCTGAGGTAATTAATTTGCTACGTCAAGGTTCTGAAACTATTATTCAGCAGGAAGGTGGTGAAAGTAAATCAGAACGGGCAAAACAGGCGAAGGCATTAATGTTATTGCTAGAGGGATACATAGCCAACCGCGATCGCATCAACACGGTGAATAATGCTACATATTCAATGGAGCAATTTCACTTTTCTAACCTCAAAGAAGCTGCTGGATATGCGCGTCGTGGTAGTAATAGTGCCGTATTGAAGCGGATAGAATATTACTGTAATCATCCTCTACTAGAAGATGGTAATGTAATTATTGACACGCCGGGTATAGATGCACCAGTAGAGAAAGATGCACAACTAACTTATGCCAAAATTCAACATCCTGATACTTCGGCGGTGGTATGTGTGCTAAAACCTGCTTCGGCGGGTGACATGACAAAAGAAGAAACAGAACTTTTGGAATTAATGCGGCAGAATGGGGGAGTACGCGATCGCGTTTTCTATATCTTCAACCGGATCGATGAAACTTGGTATAATACCCAACTACGGCAGCGATTAGACGATTTAATTAGTGGACAATTTGGTAATTCAAGCAAGGTTTATAAAACGAGTGGATTATTAGGATTTTACGGCAGTCAGATTAAACAGACAAGCCAACGAGATAGATTTGGTTTAGATTCTGTTTTTGCAGAAAGTATTAAAGGTTTAAATGGTAAAGAAGAAACACCACAATTTGTCTATGCCTTTAACAACTACTGTGTAAATTCAGGAAAGCTGTCTTCCAGTAAATTTCGTGTCTCTGTTAACGGCTTTGAAACCCCAAATCAAAATTATGTGCGGATTTTGGGAGATTGGGGAAATGAACTGATAGAAAAGCTAATTCAAGATAGCAGTACTGAGGAATTTCGCACAGCTATAACTCGCTATCTTACAGAAGAAAAGCGTCCACAATTATTTAAAAATCTTGCTGATGATTTGGAAGATGTTTGTATTAAACTGAATAAACATTATCAGAGTGTGCAACGTAATTTAGATAGTCAGCCCCAAGAAATTGAGACTATGAAGGCGCAAGAATTACAACGCCTAAATCAGCAACTCCAGCAAATTGGCAGAGAATTTAGTGAGCATATCACAGAAGAAGTTAACCATATAATTAATAATTCCTGTGATGCTTTTGAAGCAGATTTTAAGCAATTGCAATCACGAATGATTCGCCGTCTAGATGAATTGCTAGATACTTTTTCTGTAGCTTCTGCTTATCAACGTGCAACAATTAGTCATCCTCGGAATGCTACGGCACCTTTAATTGCTATTTTAGTAGAGGCATTTTATTACTTAGCAAATCAATTAGAAGATATTTTGGTTGAATCTTCTCAGCAAGTAGTCGCCAATTTTTTCCAACGGTTGATGGAAAAGATTCGCAAGTCAGAATATTATCACCAGTTGTATCGCTTGTTAGATAATGATGGTGGAATTGAACAAGAGATCAGAATTTTAGAAAAACTAGTTACTCAAGCACTGCTGAGTGCAGCTAGCGTAGAGTGCGATCGCTTTGTGCGAGAAAGTCCGAGATTTTATGATGAAGGCACTTTTTCTATATATCAATTTCGCCAGACTTTATTACAAACTTCTCAAGGTTACGATGCTGAAAGTATCGTAGAAGCAGAACCAGCAATTAGGCAATTATTGAAGTTAGATTTTGAACCAAAAGTTTCTCAAACTATTCGGAAATCTTTCCGTCAAACCATCAACCAAACACTCAAAACTCAGTTGTTACCAATGGCAGATCAGCAAGCAGATGCAATTTTGCAGCAATATCCACAGGCGCGTGCTTATTTAGAGAAAACACTGCAACAAGAAGCTGAAGAAAAAATTGCGAATAATCGGCGATTATTGAGTGTTCTTGAAGAAAATATTGAAGTATATAATTCAGCAGCTTCTAGCATCAATAGTTGTTTACATGCGATGCAATTATATGACCATCTTTTGCCTGTAATTGGTGATTTATTTGACACTGATGGTAAGTTTGCTGATAATGGATTTGTGATTTCAGATGTGGTACAAGAGGTTTAA